DNA from Propionispora vibrioides:
CGGTAATCGGCTCCTGCACCACAGGGCTGGTAAGCACCTGCTTATCCAATAAAATGCTAATTGGCTTTCCCACATTTTTAGTTGTCAAGTCGGCGAATTTCTTCGCCCCTTCATCGGAAAATTCCAGGGCAACCACATTTTTGTTTGACTGTTCGATCTGAGCCTGCGCATTTTTCAGATCAGTCCCGGTCATCACGGTAGTTCCCGTTACATCCTTAAACTCCAGCATAGCCGTCTTGCCGATTAATTCGATCGCTTTGTCAGGATCGTTAATTCCCGGCAGCTCCACAATAATCCGGCGGTCTCCCTGGCGTTGAATGATCGGTTCCGTCAAACCCAGGTCATTGATCCGGTGCTCAATAATTTTGACCACCCGCTGCACAGCATCCTCATCGACCTTGGCTTCCGGTGTGTCTACCGCCTCCAACACGACATGGGTACCGCCTTGTAAATCAAGACCTTGCTTAATGGACGTAGCCAGGGGTGAAATGAAATAGCCGGCAATAGCTAAAATCGCTACTACTGCAACTAAAAACTTAGTCAGATTCCCCACTCTCAATGATTTCTCCCCCTATTCTCATATTCTCTTGCCTTTTTGCACGAGGTTAATTATATCCGAAAATTTGAAATAATGTCAACAAATCCCCAGAGTGTGTTTTCAAACTACAAGGATTGATTTCCGTGGTGAGTGATTCTTGTGCCAAACGAGGCAACATTTTTTGAATAGTAGCCTCTATTTCAAAAAATGTTAACGAGTATGGCGCAAAAAGCGCCGGCAGGAATCGTTTCGGATAGTTTGAAAACACGCCCTATGGTTGTCACCCGGAACCCAAGACCCACATTGCCTCACCCGACACGGAATATCGGCTTGCCTTTATAACAACTGGTTGTCGTTAATAATCAGGCTGAAGCGGCACTTTAAAAACTCGGCGGCACGCCGGCACATAACCATCCGCACCAGAAAGATCTCAAAATACTCCATAACCGGACAGATCTCTGTATTGATAGTAAGCCGCAGGGTTATCGTCCGTTGCCCCTTATCAATAAGCAGGGCACTGCTTTCCGCCGCATAATTGACACGGTCATGGATTTCAAATTTGGCAAAATCGGTGTTAGTCACCCGGCTGCGGAACACATCCGACTTATCAGCCAGGATGAGTGCTGCCGCCACCGCATTAACAGCTTGTCCCCGCTCCTCCTCATGATTGCCGATCGCTGAAATCACCAAAGCAATCTCTTCGGGCGGCATAGCCAGCCGGGACAAAATGGCATAAGCCATGACCGCGCCGGTACCACCATGATTAAACCGATTGACCATATTGCCAATGTCATGCAGATATCCGGCAACCGATGCCAATTGGCAGGACCGTTCCTCGCAGCCGAGCTCGCTAAGCACCTGATACGCCCGGTGGGCCACAATATTGGCATGGCGCTGTCCATGTTCCGTAAAGCCAAGTTCACTGAGATATTTAGTGCTGCAGCTAAGATACACATCTACTTCATGATCTTCTTTCAAATTAGCGGTGGTTATGACTGCCATCGTTTTTCCTCCTGATATAATCCAGAATGACTTGAGCCACTTCTTCTTTGGTTAAACGATCGGTTTCGATAAACAAGTCGGCATGCTCCCTGGCGTCAGCCAGCCGTTCCCGCTGAGCAATCAACCGTTCCTCACCCCAGGGAATTTTCCGCCGGGTCCGAATCGTCGCTAATGTGGCATCCAGCATTACTAGTATGTCAGGTTGTTTTTTCTTCCATAACTGTTTTATTTGAGAATGTTCCTGTGCGGCGTTATAAGCTTCGATTCCCATCCTGGTAAGATTTTGCACCAGTGTTGTCTTGCCGGAAGCACACACCCCAACTACTACAACTCTCATCTTACACACCACCTATATAAGAACCTGTACTCAACCATAATCAATGCTGTATTGGTGACGATTCCCACCATACTTTTCCATAACTCTATTATGCCCACAAAATTGGCCTTATCTGGCGAAAAAA
Protein-coding regions in this window:
- a CDS encoding HD domain-containing protein — encoded protein: MAVITTANLKEDHEVDVYLSCSTKYLSELGFTEHGQRHANIVAHRAYQVLSELGCEERSCQLASVAGYLHDIGNMVNRFNHGGTGAVMAYAILSRLAMPPEEIALVISAIGNHEEERGQAVNAVAAALILADKSDVFRSRVTNTDFAKFEIHDRVNYAAESSALLIDKGQRTITLRLTINTEICPVMEYFEIFLVRMVMCRRAAEFLKCRFSLIINDNQLL